In Nitrosopumilus sp., one DNA window encodes the following:
- a CDS encoding ABC transporter ATP-binding protein: MTKLEAKNIVKYFSHDSHKLKALGGVNLKVEAGDFVCLVGPSGCGKSTFLRIVAGLEKPDEGQILFDGHPVDETGPERIMVFQEGALFPWLKVQDNVEFGLKMSGIPKEERAKISHRYLDMMQLTKFADSYTFQLSTGMKQRVAIARALVMDPDILLMDEPFAALDAQTRDLLLVEMQLIWEKTKKTILFVTHSVSEAAVLGTKIVIFSNRPSVIKKEIDNDFPRPRVTEDESLVKLQQDVLKELRPEIKISKQ; this comes from the coding sequence ATGACTAAACTTGAGGCAAAAAATATTGTAAAATATTTCAGTCATGATTCTCACAAACTCAAGGCATTAGGAGGAGTAAATCTCAAAGTTGAGGCAGGAGATTTTGTATGTTTGGTAGGTCCTTCTGGATGTGGAAAATCTACATTTTTACGTATAGTTGCAGGTTTGGAGAAGCCCGATGAAGGACAAATTCTCTTTGATGGACATCCAGTTGATGAAACTGGACCTGAAAGAATTATGGTCTTCCAAGAAGGTGCATTATTCCCTTGGCTCAAGGTTCAAGATAATGTGGAATTTGGATTGAAAATGTCAGGTATTCCAAAAGAAGAGAGAGCAAAGATATCTCATAGATATCTTGATATGATGCAATTGACTAAATTTGCCGATTCATACACTTTTCAACTTTCAACTGGAATGAAGCAGAGAGTAGCTATTGCTAGAGCACTTGTAATGGATCCTGATATCTTATTAATGGATGAACCGTTTGCAGCACTTGATGCCCAGACTCGTGATTTATTGCTAGTTGAGATGCAGTTGATTTGGGAAAAGACAAAAAAAACAATTTTGTTTGTGACTCATAGTGTTTCTGAAGCTGCAGTACTTGGAACCAAAATCGTAATCTTTAGCAATCGTCCATCTGTAATTAAAAAAGAGATTGATAATGATTTTCCAAGACCTAGAGTCACTGAGGATGAATCCTTAGTTAAACTTCAGCAGGATGTTTTGAAAGAACTCAGACCTGAAATAAAAATAAGCAAGCAGTGA
- a CDS encoding ABC transporter permease yields MAKNFAPHRIIFYLGIVVIWQLVSMGGIWPDNIFPSPFEVAEDLAYGAVDGSLFYGIATSMWRLLIGLAIAIAGGIILGIFMARVEVVNQTVGSLVLGLQSIPSVAWVPLAILWFGLTDGGIIFVTAIGAVFAVTINTYTGVKNINPHFIEAARNMGAKGTQLITAVLIPAAFPYMISGFKQGWAFAWRGVIGAELLFSYLGLGFLLNAGRSLTDVSQVIAIMIVIMGIGLVIDGLVFKKLENKVMSRWGLR; encoded by the coding sequence ATGGCAAAAAATTTCGCACCTCATAGAATTATATTTTATCTTGGGATAGTTGTGATTTGGCAGCTTGTCTCAATGGGTGGAATTTGGCCTGACAATATCTTTCCATCTCCATTTGAAGTAGCTGAAGATTTGGCATATGGCGCAGTAGATGGAAGTTTGTTCTACGGAATTGCAACTAGTATGTGGAGGCTATTAATTGGTTTGGCAATCGCAATTGCTGGCGGCATTATACTTGGAATTTTCATGGCAAGAGTTGAAGTGGTAAACCAAACTGTAGGTTCGCTGGTTTTAGGACTCCAATCAATTCCTTCAGTTGCTTGGGTTCCTCTTGCAATTCTTTGGTTTGGATTAACTGATGGTGGAATTATTTTTGTAACTGCAATTGGTGCAGTTTTTGCGGTTACCATCAATACCTATACTGGTGTCAAGAACATCAATCCTCATTTTATTGAAGCAGCAAGGAATATGGGAGCAAAAGGAACTCAGTTAATCACAGCTGTATTAATTCCAGCAGCATTTCCATACATGATTTCAGGTTTTAAACAAGGTTGGGCATTTGCATGGAGAGGTGTAATTGGGGCTGAATTGTTATTTTCATATTTGGGATTGGGCTTTTTGCTAAATGCTGGCCGTTCTCTAACTGATGTATCTCAGGTAATTGCGATAATGATTGTAATTATGGGAATTGGTTTAGTAATTGATGGACTTGTTTTCAAAAAATTGGAAAATAAAGTAATGTCTAGATGGGGATTACGATAG
- a CDS encoding universal stress protein yields the protein MLVFANQNNMDLIVMGSHGRSGFKKLVLESVVSGVIKKTDCSVLIAKPSKS from the coding sequence ATTCTTGTTTTTGCAAACCAAAACAATATGGATTTAATCGTAATGGGCTCGCACGGCAGATCAGGATTTAAAAAATTGGTTCTTGAAAGTGTGGTATCTGGAGTTATAAAAAAAACTGATTGCTCCGTGTTAATTGCCAAACCGTCAAAATCATAA
- a CDS encoding MATE family efflux transporter has protein sequence MEKIFAEGKVSKVFVKFAIPAILTNLLTMSAFFIDGILIGQFIGLEGLAAVNLVFPVFIMIGATGIIVASGSSALVGKYLGQDNKTEAKHVFNLALALCIILSIIISSTVLIFVDDITGLLGATGSLYELTREYFSVILIFFGLILTSFVLEFFIRNVGDSIFPIKSTGIASVVNVVLTYVFLTVFDMGLAGAAWATGISFTSSIIILATYFLRKKLSLSYGKPVFKIITIKKILHNGVSESLSEFSSGSVILIFNLMLLQFIGEIGVAAFAIISFISLMMLMVNFGFSMALQPMVSYNYGAKLAKRVTDTLKIAITISTAAGIVFYFIVLVFGEYVVGLFVNNNQQLSTISLEALQIYGLSYIFIGINILASAYLTALEKPKLSLLVALSYSFIFAVIGLVIFPQILGVTGIWWAIPFANIVSIFVSVYMIKRSNRKLILQSNS, from the coding sequence ATGGAAAAAATATTTGCAGAAGGGAAGGTCTCAAAAGTTTTTGTCAAGTTTGCAATCCCTGCAATACTCACAAATCTCTTGACTATGAGTGCATTTTTCATAGATGGAATTTTGATTGGTCAATTTATTGGCTTAGAGGGACTAGCTGCAGTTAATCTTGTCTTTCCCGTGTTCATCATGATTGGTGCTACAGGAATTATTGTTGCCTCTGGCAGTTCCGCACTTGTTGGCAAATATTTAGGGCAAGACAACAAAACAGAGGCAAAACATGTGTTTAATCTTGCACTGGCTCTGTGTATCATTCTTTCAATCATAATTTCTAGTACTGTCTTGATTTTTGTAGATGATATAACAGGATTGCTTGGTGCAACAGGTTCACTTTATGAGTTGACCAGAGAGTATTTTTCAGTAATTTTGATATTTTTTGGATTGATTTTGACAAGTTTTGTTTTGGAATTTTTCATAAGAAATGTCGGTGATTCTATTTTTCCTATAAAGTCCACCGGAATAGCATCTGTAGTAAATGTGGTTCTGACATATGTATTTCTGACGGTTTTTGACATGGGACTGGCCGGTGCGGCATGGGCAACTGGAATATCCTTTACGTCTAGCATCATCATACTGGCAACATATTTTTTGAGAAAAAAGTTATCTCTTTCATATGGCAAACCAGTTTTCAAAATCATTACAATAAAAAAAATTCTACATAACGGAGTGTCAGAAAGTTTATCGGAATTTTCCTCTGGAAGTGTCATTTTAATATTCAATCTGATGTTGTTGCAGTTTATTGGAGAAATTGGCGTTGCAGCATTTGCGATTATCTCTTTTATATCTTTGATGATGCTTATGGTGAATTTTGGGTTTTCAATGGCACTTCAACCAATGGTGAGCTATAATTACGGAGCCAAACTAGCAAAAAGAGTAACAGATACACTGAAAATTGCAATTACAATCTCAACTGCCGCAGGTATTGTTTTTTACTTCATAGTTTTGGTGTTTGGTGAGTATGTTGTTGGACTTTTTGTAAACAACAATCAGCAATTATCCACAATTTCACTTGAGGCGTTACAAATCTATGGATTGTCATACATATTCATTGGTATAAACATACTTGCTTCTGCATATCTTACAGCTCTTGAAAAACCCAAGCTCTCATTACTTGTTGCGCTATCATATAGTTTTATTTTTGCAGTGATTGGTTTAGTAATCTTCCCTCAAATTTTGGGTGTAACTGGCATATGGTGGGCAATCCCATTTGCAAACATAGTATCTATTTTTGTATCCGTGTATATGATTAAACGTTCAAATAGAAAGTTAATCTTGCAGTCAAATTCATAG
- a CDS encoding MFS transporter, translated as MLKLQVNNLVRSATFFQHAGISIIFVFMPIIAKEVTNSVFEIGLLVASFSFAQILSEIYFGRHSDKKGTRLKFIRIGFIGCAIAFGLHYFADDLTMFFLVRIAAGIASGIMIPAMIAYTYEANTDKKRAATVISFHALGWLAGIAAAGFANDLKLIFLISSASFIIGLLFTIKLPNPEQIKELAPGTMKRVISKNKFLFTSLLLRHIGATAVWTIFPIILMEKWGAELYQISIVYVANTLTAFILMNVMASKINLSNITKFKMGVGCTTFVFVGLLFVTEWWMTMPFMALVGGTWAFLFIGGNFHLMENNPRSTSTGIFSSTVSIATVVGPVIAGSIAFTFDYFSVMYFAIAVIICAFMISLKIRK; from the coding sequence ATGCTAAAACTTCAAGTCAACAATCTAGTTCGTAGTGCAACTTTTTTTCAACACGCAGGAATTTCAATTATATTTGTATTCATGCCTATAATTGCCAAAGAGGTCACAAATTCGGTTTTTGAGATAGGACTTTTGGTTGCATCGTTTAGTTTTGCCCAGATTCTCTCCGAGATTTATTTTGGTAGACATTCAGACAAGAAAGGAACCAGACTCAAATTCATCAGAATTGGCTTTATTGGGTGTGCCATAGCCTTTGGATTGCATTATTTTGCAGATGATCTTACAATGTTTTTCCTTGTAAGAATTGCAGCTGGAATTGCAAGTGGGATAATGATTCCTGCAATGATTGCATATACATATGAGGCAAATACTGATAAAAAAAGAGCAGCTACAGTAATTTCATTTCATGCATTAGGATGGCTTGCTGGAATTGCAGCAGCTGGATTTGCAAATGATTTAAAATTAATTTTCTTGATTAGTTCAGCCTCATTTATTATTGGATTGCTCTTTACAATCAAACTACCAAACCCAGAACAAATAAAAGAACTGGCACCAGGAACTATGAAAAGAGTAATTTCGAAAAACAAATTTCTATTCACATCATTATTACTAAGACATATTGGTGCAACAGCTGTATGGACAATTTTTCCAATAATATTAATGGAAAAATGGGGTGCTGAACTTTATCAAATATCAATCGTGTATGTTGCGAATACGTTAACAGCATTTATTTTGATGAATGTGATGGCAAGTAAAATAAATCTCTCAAATATAACTAAATTCAAAATGGGTGTTGGCTGCACAACATTTGTATTTGTAGGGCTATTGTTTGTGACAGAATGGTGGATGACAATGCCGTTTATGGCACTTGTTGGTGGTACATGGGCATTTTTGTTTATTGGTGGAAACTTTCATCTAATGGAAAATAATCCACGTTCCACATCAACTGGAATATTTAGTTCTACAGTATCCATTGCAACTGTTGTAGGTCCGGTAATTGCAGGAAGTATCGCATTTACTTTTGATTATTTTTCAGTAATGTATTTTGCAATTGCAGTAATAATTTGTGCATTTATGATATCACTAAAGATCAGAAAATAA
- a CDS encoding homocysteine S-methyltransferase family protein → MSEKEPFLDALKHRVLLFDGAMGTEIQKYDPKPEDFPNSQDGFNDGLVLTHPEWIKQIHRNYLDAGADCIETNSFGSNKIKLDEYGFGNETIEFNKKIATLAREVCNEYSDKPRYVIGSMGPTGYLPSSNDPDLGQKPLNEIREAFELQAEGLILGGVDALLIETSQDILEVKLVIEASHNAMKKTSKKTPIICNTTLDQYGKMLLGTNIQAAYTTVSDMGIDVFGLNCSTGPIEMTPSIRWLDEQNQHDVLVVPNAGMPENIGGKAVYKMTPEKMGEALGDFLNEYKKIRIIGGCCGTNPEHIKVLRKVIDEKTRSI, encoded by the coding sequence TTGTCTGAAAAAGAACCTTTCTTGGATGCATTAAAACATAGAGTCTTGCTTTTTGATGGAGCAATGGGAACTGAGATTCAAAAATATGATCCAAAACCAGAGGACTTTCCAAACAGCCAAGATGGATTTAATGATGGGTTGGTATTAACACATCCTGAATGGATTAAACAGATTCACAGAAATTATTTGGATGCAGGTGCTGATTGTATTGAAACAAATTCTTTCGGTTCAAACAAAATCAAATTAGATGAATATGGATTTGGTAATGAGACAATTGAGTTTAATAAAAAAATTGCAACACTTGCACGCGAAGTATGTAATGAATACTCTGACAAGCCACGTTATGTGATTGGCTCTATGGGTCCAACTGGCTATCTTCCAAGTTCAAATGATCCTGATTTAGGTCAAAAACCTCTTAATGAAATACGTGAGGCCTTTGAGCTTCAAGCAGAAGGGCTAATTCTTGGCGGTGTTGATGCATTACTTATTGAAACAAGTCAAGATATCTTAGAAGTGAAATTAGTAATTGAAGCATCTCACAACGCAATGAAAAAAACTAGCAAAAAAACTCCGATAATTTGTAATACTACATTGGATCAATATGGTAAGATGCTACTTGGTACAAATATTCAAGCTGCATACACTACTGTCTCTGATATGGGAATTGATGTGTTTGGATTGAATTGCTCAACTGGGCCAATTGAGATGACTCCAAGCATCCGATGGCTTGATGAGCAAAACCAACATGATGTACTTGTTGTTCCAAATGCAGGAATGCCAGAGAATATTGGAGGAAAGGCAGTATATAAGATGACTCCTGAAAAAATGGGTGAGGCTTTGGGGGATTTTCTTAATGAATACAAAAAAATTCGAATTATTGGTGGGTGCTGTGGTACAAATCCTGAGCACATTAAAGTCCTAAGGAAAGTAATTGACGAAAAAACCCGTTCTATCTAG
- a CDS encoding dihydropteroate synthase, whose amino-acid sequence MTIPRVSSALKAVDLKQIPGPLIIGERINTQGSRKAKELVLNDDYDGLVDLGRIQVEDGAHCLDVCVATTERSDEREFMLNLVKRLSLEIDAPLVIDSTDPEIIEAAVTQIPGRPIINSINLEGDGSRFEKLAPVMAKYGLPAIALCIGPKGMAKTPQEKLETAELLFETGKKYGLKIEQFIFDVLTFTLATGEDEFIDAGKNTLEGIRLVKEKFPHAFTTLGLSNISFGLTPYARKILNSVFLYHAVKIGLDTAIVNAKEIIPYGEIDPKEKKLAEDLIFNTQPNALSDLISYFENTGSQNVIASKKISVDSSWPPGKRANFRIINRLKDGIQNDVVSAIADKIKKNELINDNDGILSLDLPQVVTHNGAIRTLNEDLLPAMKEVGDKFGAGELILPFVLKSAECMKAAVSELEKYLVKEEGTSKGKLVLGTVYGDVHDIGKNLVKTIFQNNGYSVYDLGKQVPLQKFLEKIDEVNPDAVGLSALLVSTSKQMKFFVDHARKNNMTIPILCGGAAINSNYINRIAKEDGIYEPGVFYCNTMFEGLKTMDILISDGKSKLLADWKEKVKRWKEKPTETIDQDTLPKSEIQPVTPPVPKIIGEPIRLKLDQINMDEVWTMIDKKSLFKLSWGLRGKTGAESESAHDQLLTEWKIRIIRDNLFEPEIVYGYFKCHNKGRKLLVENHDGDYVEFEFPRSTKPDHLCLTDYFGKDDIVAFQSVTVGNKVSEIIDQWNKEDKYTDAYYLHGLAVEVAEALAEWVNRKIKSELNLSEGGLRYSWGFPSCPDVAQHHLVWKLLQPEKSGMTLTESGQIIPEQSTAAIVIHHPKTKYFVL is encoded by the coding sequence ATGACCATTCCTAGAGTGAGCTCTGCATTAAAGGCAGTTGATCTAAAACAAATTCCTGGACCTCTGATTATTGGAGAAAGAATTAACACTCAAGGTTCTCGTAAGGCAAAGGAATTGGTTCTTAATGATGATTATGATGGTCTAGTTGATCTGGGGAGAATTCAGGTTGAAGATGGAGCTCACTGTCTTGATGTATGTGTTGCAACTACCGAACGTTCTGATGAACGAGAGTTCATGTTGAATCTTGTCAAAAGATTGAGCTTGGAAATTGATGCTCCTCTTGTAATTGATTCAACTGATCCTGAAATCATTGAAGCAGCAGTTACGCAAATTCCTGGCAGACCTATAATCAACTCAATCAATCTTGAGGGTGATGGAAGCAGATTTGAAAAGTTAGCTCCTGTGATGGCAAAGTATGGATTACCTGCCATTGCATTGTGTATTGGACCCAAAGGTATGGCAAAGACTCCTCAAGAAAAATTGGAAACTGCTGAGTTACTTTTTGAGACAGGAAAAAAATATGGATTGAAAATTGAACAGTTTATTTTTGATGTTCTTACATTTACACTTGCAACTGGTGAGGATGAATTTATTGATGCGGGAAAAAACACCTTAGAGGGAATCCGTCTTGTCAAAGAAAAATTCCCTCATGCGTTTACAACACTGGGTCTTAGTAACATCAGTTTTGGTTTAACACCATATGCTAGAAAAATTTTAAATTCTGTATTTTTATATCATGCAGTAAAAATCGGACTTGATACTGCCATTGTTAATGCAAAAGAGATCATCCCTTATGGTGAAATTGATCCAAAAGAGAAAAAACTTGCCGAAGATCTGATCTTTAACACTCAGCCAAATGCTCTATCTGATTTAATATCTTATTTTGAAAACACAGGTTCTCAAAATGTAATTGCTTCAAAAAAAATTTCTGTTGATTCCTCTTGGCCTCCTGGTAAACGTGCTAATTTTAGAATCATCAATAGGTTAAAGGATGGAATTCAAAATGATGTTGTTTCTGCGATTGCAGACAAGATTAAAAAAAATGAATTAATCAATGATAATGATGGTATTTTATCTTTGGATCTTCCACAAGTAGTAACACATAATGGTGCAATTAGAACTCTTAATGAAGACTTACTTCCTGCAATGAAGGAAGTTGGTGATAAGTTTGGCGCAGGGGAATTAATTTTGCCGTTTGTCCTCAAATCTGCTGAATGTATGAAGGCAGCAGTTAGCGAACTTGAGAAATATCTTGTAAAAGAAGAAGGAACAAGTAAGGGTAAACTTGTATTGGGTACAGTATATGGTGATGTTCACGATATAGGAAAGAATCTTGTAAAAACAATTTTTCAAAATAATGGTTATTCTGTGTATGATTTAGGAAAACAAGTTCCCCTGCAAAAATTTTTGGAAAAAATTGATGAAGTAAACCCTGATGCCGTTGGTCTTTCTGCATTGCTTGTTTCTACATCAAAGCAGATGAAATTTTTTGTCGATCATGCAAGAAAAAACAACATGACTATCCCCATTCTTTGTGGTGGTGCCGCAATTAACAGTAATTACATTAATCGAATTGCAAAGGAAGACGGAATTTACGAGCCAGGTGTATTTTACTGCAATACAATGTTTGAGGGTCTTAAAACAATGGATATTTTAATTTCAGATGGAAAATCAAAACTTTTAGCTGATTGGAAAGAAAAGGTGAAACGTTGGAAAGAAAAACCAACTGAAACTATAGATCAAGACACTCTTCCAAAGAGTGAGATTCAACCTGTCACACCTCCTGTCCCTAAGATAATTGGAGAACCAATACGTCTAAAACTAGATCAAATTAACATGGATGAAGTTTGGACTATGATTGACAAGAAATCTCTTTTCAAACTGTCTTGGGGGTTAAGGGGAAAGACTGGTGCAGAATCTGAATCTGCACATGATCAACTACTAACTGAATGGAAAATCCGAATAATACGAGATAATCTATTTGAGCCTGAAATAGTATATGGCTATTTCAAATGTCACAACAAAGGAAGAAAATTACTTGTTGAGAATCATGATGGAGATTATGTGGAATTCGAATTTCCTCGTTCTACTAAACCTGATCATCTGTGCCTTACTGATTATTTTGGTAAAGATGACATTGTGGCATTTCAATCTGTAACTGTTGGAAACAAAGTATCAGAAATAATAGATCAGTGGAATAAAGAAGACAAGTACACTGATGCTTACTATCTTCATGGATTGGCAGTAGAAGTTGCAGAGGCCTTGGCAGAATGGGTAAATAGAAAAATAAAATCTGAACTAAATTTGAGTGAGGGCGGTTTGAGGTATAGTTGGGGATTTCCTAGCTGCCCTGATGTTGCACAGCATCACTTGGTATGGAAACTTTTACAACCTGAAAAGTCTGGAATGACTCTAACTGAATCTGGTCAGATAATCCCTGAACAGTCAACTGCTGCAATTGTAATTCATCATCCAAAAACAAAATACTTTGTACTGTAA
- a CDS encoding 5,10-methenyltetrahydrofolate synthetase has product MTIRYEANPPKILPDVDIDESILKFIEKIKIISKKCDAIHLTENVLGHQRVSPIKIGEIIKKKIPNLSITVSLRVRDKSEEEVLKFVENCITIGFSGILVLMGDPSQTGKQDSGLIPSTIVGKLRDKGFDSKIDLYLSISNKPNFLKVRKKIEAKPKGFMTQVVQNIEQVQNLSNNLKGFSVIPIILFPSEKNIKSAKFLNLDLALYSQEFDEFVKKIYTITGDILITSPSDFSGLDEFLGKIKV; this is encoded by the coding sequence ATGACAATTAGATATGAAGCAAATCCTCCCAAAATTTTACCGGATGTGGATATTGATGAATCCATTCTAAAATTTATTGAAAAAATAAAAATTATATCAAAAAAATGTGATGCAATTCATCTTACTGAAAATGTATTGGGACATCAAAGAGTGTCTCCAATTAAGATTGGAGAAATAATTAAAAAAAAAATTCCAAATTTATCAATTACTGTAAGTCTAAGGGTTCGCGATAAGAGTGAAGAGGAGGTTTTAAAATTTGTAGAGAATTGCATTACTATAGGTTTTTCAGGAATTCTAGTATTAATGGGAGATCCATCACAAACAGGAAAACAAGATTCAGGTTTAATTCCAAGCACAATTGTGGGAAAATTAAGAGATAAAGGGTTTGATTCAAAAATTGACTTGTACCTTTCAATTTCAAACAAACCTAATTTTTTAAAGGTTAGAAAGAAGATAGAAGCAAAACCAAAGGGATTCATGACTCAGGTTGTCCAAAACATTGAGCAAGTTCAGAATCTATCAAATAATCTCAAAGGATTTTCAGTAATTCCAATCATCTTGTTTCCTTCTGAGAAAAATATAAAATCTGCAAAATTTCTGAACTTAGATTTAGCATTGTATAGCCAAGAGTTTGATGAATTTGTTAAAAAAATATATACAATTACAGGTGATATTCTAATTACATCTCCAAGTGACTTTAGTGGACTAGATGAGTTTTTAGGAAAAATCAAAGTTTAG
- a CDS encoding CoA pyrophosphatase, translated as MHLDELKSILSTSINPDIQFDKKYRLASILVIIYGDDPIIVMTEKPQDMKFHAGEISFPGGKLDENDSDLLETALRETNEEIGLVVTRDQVIGQLEPVVTLNSGFLILPFVSIVDKIPTLSANCEVEKIFHIPLESFLKTGARDPDPTHNIIQEMYTFEYQNQIVWGASARILKQIQSCLKS; from the coding sequence ATGCACTTAGATGAATTAAAATCAATACTTTCAACTTCAATTAACCCTGATATTCAATTTGATAAAAAATATCGTTTAGCTTCAATACTCGTAATAATTTACGGTGATGATCCAATAATTGTAATGACTGAAAAACCGCAAGACATGAAATTTCATGCTGGTGAGATATCATTTCCTGGTGGAAAATTAGATGAAAATGATTCGGATCTTTTAGAAACTGCATTACGAGAAACAAATGAAGAAATTGGATTGGTTGTTACCAGAGATCAAGTTATAGGTCAACTAGAACCAGTTGTTACTTTGAATTCTGGTTTTCTGATTTTACCTTTTGTATCGATAGTGGACAAGATCCCAACTCTTTCAGCTAACTGCGAGGTTGAAAAAATTTTTCATATTCCTTTGGAATCCTTTTTAAAAACTGGAGCAAGGGATCCTGATCCTACTCACAATATTATTCAAGAAATGTATACATTTGAGTATCAAAACCAAATTGTTTGGGGAGCTTCTGCGAGAATCCTCAAACAGATTCAAAGTTGCCTGAAATCCTGA
- a CDS encoding 50S ribosomal protein L39, giving the protein MAARKSSPRKIRLLKKTRQTSAVPAWIILKTKRNVRTNPKRRAWRSTDVEVG; this is encoded by the coding sequence ATGGCTGCTCGTAAGTCCTCACCTAGAAAGATTCGTCTATTGAAAAAGACTAGACAAACTTCCGCAGTACCAGCTTGGATTATTCTCAAAACAAAGAGAAATGTTAGAACAAATCCAAAACGTAGGGCTTGGAGATCAACTGATGTGGAGGTAGGATAA
- a CDS encoding 60S ribosomal protein L31 has protein sequence MSQELERVYTINLGKVLLSQSQHRAVRAINMIKEFARHHMKVETVKIEEELAHLIWSKGVRSPPRKVRVRMSKTDDGFILVSIYDETIESKEVTEKKSKVEDPVKEAPKKEDPVKEAPKKEDPVKEAPKKEDPVKEAPKKE, from the coding sequence ATGTCTCAAGAATTAGAAAGAGTCTATACAATTAATCTTGGAAAGGTTTTACTTTCGCAATCCCAACACAGAGCAGTTAGAGCAATCAATATGATTAAAGAATTTGCTCGTCATCACATGAAAGTTGAAACTGTTAAAATCGAAGAAGAATTGGCTCATCTTATATGGTCTAAAGGTGTTCGAAGTCCTCCAAGGAAAGTCAGAGTAAGAATGAGTAAAACTGATGATGGTTTCATCCTTGTTTCTATATATGACGAAACAATAGAATCTAAAGAAGTCACTGAGAAGAAATCTAAGGTAGAAGACCCAGTTAAAGAAGCACCAAAGAAAGAAGACCCAGTTAAAGAAGCACCAAAGAAAGAAGACCCAGTTAAAGAAGCACCAAAGAAAGAAGACCCAGTTAAAGAAGCACCAAAGAAAGAATAA
- a CDS encoding cell division protein FtsZ, whose amino-acid sequence MSFQVKEPVLVIGLGGVGSKLAIKAKNALNLDCLVISNDVKDHSTENISIHVSTGSVINPSVQLIRGSTYSLIDEIKSKISGYSTIILMSNLAGKAGSAMAPVVSEICKDAGIGLVSFAIMPFKYEKDRIFNSGVSLKRIRENSQCTVVLDNDSLLESNPELSPKACYEIANSAILHVVESLSSSDIVKDTSIITTSKEGQNIEDSLRDSLKMLYGNAPPNSVKRSMLYVVGGNNIPVGILNSITKITAGILDESNSQIDMSSTADESKVVMLSSIQGMTKFDGYDPLGIIPQENTLDWSTPDCSIDCKLELYQLE is encoded by the coding sequence ATGAGTTTTCAAGTCAAAGAACCAGTTTTGGTCATAGGTTTAGGTGGAGTAGGCTCAAAGTTAGCAATTAAAGCAAAAAATGCCCTGAATTTAGATTGTCTAGTAATTAGTAATGATGTAAAAGATCACTCAACTGAGAATATATCTATCCACGTTTCAACTGGTTCAGTAATCAATCCATCTGTACAATTAATCAGAGGTTCAACTTACAGCCTCATAGATGAAATAAAATCAAAGATTTCAGGATATTCAACAATTATCTTAATGAGTAACTTGGCTGGAAAAGCGGGTTCTGCTATGGCACCCGTAGTATCAGAGATATGTAAAGATGCAGGTATTGGATTAGTTTCATTTGCAATCATGCCTTTCAAATATGAAAAAGACAGAATTTTTAATTCAGGAGTATCATTAAAGAGGATCAGAGAAAACTCTCAATGCACCGTTGTGCTTGATAATGATTCATTATTAGAGAGCAACCCAGAACTGAGTCCAAAAGCATGCTATGAGATTGCAAACTCTGCAATTTTGCATGTAGTGGAATCATTAAGTTCATCAGATATAGTAAAAGATACAAGCATCATCACAACAAGCAAAGAGGGACAAAACATAGAGGATTCATTAAGGGATTCACTAAAAATGTTATATGGAAATGCACCTCCAAATTCAGTTAAACGTTCGATGTTGTATGTTGTTGGAGGAAATAATATTCCAGTAGGAATCTTAAACTCAATCACCAAGATCACAGCAGGAATACTGGATGAAAGTAATTCACAGATAGATATGTCATCAACTGCGGATGAATCCAAAGTTGTAATGTTATCATCAATTCAAGGGATGACAAAATTTGATGGTTATGATCCACTTGGAATAATCCCACAGGAAAATACACTTGATTGGTCTACACCAGATTGTAGTATAGACTGCAAATTAGAATTATATCAACTAGAATAA